From the Nitrospirota bacterium genome, one window contains:
- a CDS encoding transposase: protein LEGINSLIQAAKAKARGYRTTRNLITIIYLIGGKLDFRLPT from the coding sequence TTTAGAAGGTATTAACAGCCTGATCCAGGCAGCCAAGGCAAAGGCGCGAGGCTACCGCACAACACGTAATCTTATTACCATAATTTACCTCATTGGGGGAAAACTTGATTTCCGTTTACCCACATGA